A region from the Macadamia integrifolia cultivar HAES 741 unplaced genomic scaffold, SCU_Mint_v3 scaffold1672, whole genome shotgun sequence genome encodes:
- the LOC122064490 gene encoding auxin-repressed 12.5 kDa protein-like, protein MVLLDKLWDDVLAGPHPDRGLGKLRKVTPKPLNLGDGVEGEGSKYQRSLSMPAGPSTPPTPGTPMTPPSAKKENVWRSVFHPGSNLATKSLGANLFDKPQPNTPTVYDWLYSDGTRSKHR, encoded by the exons atggtttTGCTAGACAAGCTCTGGGACGATGTTTTGGCTGGTCCTCACCCTGATCGGGGCCTAGGCAAGCTCAGGAAGGTTACCCCCAAGCCCTTAAACCTGGGAG ATGGTGTGGAAGGAGAGGGAAGCAAGTACCAGCGATCGCTGTCGATGCCGGCGGGCCCATCAACTCCACCAACACCGGGGACGCCGATGACGCCACCTTCTGCTAAGAAAGAGAACGTGTGGAGGAGTGTGTTCCATCCAGGAAGCAACCTTGCCACCAAGAGCCTCGGCGCTAACCTCTTCGACAAGCCCCAGCCCAACACCCCCACTGTTTACGACTG GCTCTACAGCGATGGCACCCGGAGCAAGCACCGTTGA